AATAGGTATATTCTGGAGATTCGGTTCCGACGAAGAAAGCCTGCCAGTAGCTGTAACCGTTTGGTTAAAGGAAGTATGCAGACGACCCGTTTGAGGATTAACCATTCCTGGAAAGGCATCTATATAAGTAGATTTCAACTTCCATAGTTCTCTGTATTCTATGATAAGGGAAGGTAGTTTATGTTTTTCTGCTAACTGCAGAAGAACTTCCTCGGAAGTGGATGGTCCTGTTTTCGTTCTACGCACTACTGGCAATTTCAATTTCTCAAAAAGAATAAAAGAGAGTTGTTTCGGCGAGTTTATATTAAACTCCTGACCAGCAGATTTATAGATTTCTTTTTGCACGTCTTTTAATCTTACAGAAAAATCCTGGGAAAGTTGAGCCAGATAATCCATGTCAATAATGACCCCGTTCATCTCCATTTCCGCCAAAACCTCTAAAAGAGGCATCTCTACTTCATAGAAGAGCTTATCCAACTCTTTATCTTTCAGTTCTCTTTCCATAATATGAGCAACCCCGAGGACAATATCAGCATCAGCACAGGCATAATGAATAACTCTTTCCACTTCCACCATGTCCATGGTGATTGCCTTTTTCCCTTTGCCAATCAATTCACTGATGGGCGTCATTTTATAGTTTAAGTATTCAAGGGCAATATCGCCCAGATTATGATTCATCTTCGAAGGATTCAGAACATAGGAAGCAATCATAGAATCGAAATAGACTCCTTGAAGGTCTATTCCTTCACGCTTCAACACAATCAGGTCATATTTTATATTCTGCCCATACTTTTTAATCTTACTATTCTCCAGAATAGGTTTTAACCTTTCCAGAACATACTTTTTCTCTAACTGTTTCGGTACACCTAAGTAACTATGTGCTACAGGTATATAGAAAGCAATATAAGGTTCTAATGCAAAAGAGATGCCCACAATTGCGGCACGCATCGGGTCAGTACCTGTGGTCTCCAAATCCAAGGAGACCAGTGGCGCCTTCCCCAGCTCCTCGAGCAATGCCTCGAATTCCTTCTGGTTAAAGATACCTTTATAGTTTACCTTGTGTTTCTCTTCTTGAGGAACTAATTCCACAATCAGACGCTTAAACTCCAGCTCCTGAAGAATCTTCAGCAACTCTTCCCGATTAGACTCGCCAACTTGACACTCTCGAATGTCAACCTCTACGGGTATATCCTTTACCAGAGTTACCAGTCGCCTGGAGAGAAAAGCTTTTTCCTTACCCTTTTCCAATTTCTCCTTTAATTTACCTTTCACTTTAGAAAGATTCTGGTACAAATTTTCCAAACTGCCAAATTCCCGAATCAATTCCGTACCTGTCTTGGGACCAACCCCCAAGACGCCAGGAACATTATCGGAAGCATCTCCCATTAATCCCATAAGTTCAGTAATCTGTCCAGGAGAGACTCCCATCTTTTCTTTGACTATCTTTTCTGTATAAAGGATGTTTTTAGTCTCGTTTAAAACTTTTACAGAATCATCTACCAATTGCAAAGCATCCTTATCACCAGTAACAATAACTG
This DNA window, taken from bacterium, encodes the following:
- the polA gene encoding DNA polymerase I, which gives rise to MAKKKLYLIDGNAYIHRAFHALPPLTNSSGRMVNAVYGFTRMVLKILRQEKPDYIAVCFDFPAPTFRHKEFAEYKATRKETPDELKEQIPLVHKIVKALNISVFEKQGYEADDLIGTLSSKASKEGIETVIVTGDKDALQLVDDSVKVLNETKNILYTEKIVKEKMGVSPGQITELMGLMGDASDNVPGVLGVGPKTGTELIREFGSLENLYQNLSKVKGKLKEKLEKGKEKAFLSRRLVTLVKDIPVEVDIRECQVGESNREELLKILQELEFKRLIVELVPQEEKHKVNYKGIFNQKEFEALLEELGKAPLVSLDLETTGTDPMRAAIVGISFALEPYIAFYIPVAHSYLGVPKQLEKKYVLERLKPILENSKIKKYGQNIKYDLIVLKREGIDLQGVYFDSMIASYVLNPSKMNHNLGDIALEYLNYKMTPISELIGKGKKAITMDMVEVERVIHYACADADIVLGVAHIMERELKDKELDKLFYEVEMPLLEVLAEMEMNGVIIDMDYLAQLSQDFSVRLKDVQKEIYKSAGQEFNINSPKQLSFILFEKLKLPVVRRTKTGPSTSEEVLLQLAEKHKLPSLIIEYRELWKLKSTYIDAFPGMVNPQTGRLHTSFNQTVTATGRLSSSEPNLQNIPIRTEEGRKIRCAFIPDKGCVFVSADYSQIDLRVLAHISGDESLRDAFLHNEDIHRRTASEIFGVPQKEVTPELRRIAKTVNFGLSYGMSPYGLSKDLEISQTEAKRYIDSYFKKYKGVKDYIKKTIIQARKDEFVITLLNRRRYLPEINSKNGNVRGFAERTAINTPIQGTSADIIKVAMIRITQKLKAKGLKAKMSLQIHDELLFEVPEGEVDELSRLAKEEMEIAVSLDVPVVVDIKKGKNWRDLKE